In one Brassica oleracea var. oleracea cultivar TO1000 chromosome C9, BOL, whole genome shotgun sequence genomic region, the following are encoded:
- the LOC106315629 gene encoding uncharacterized protein LOC106315629, translating into MPTGDCFLCHKAGHWANRCPLKSTTTITTVAADSPPVIHCPCDRACVVLTSRTVKNPNRRFYKCSAVPSCGFFKWCDKVSIESQPVVSISPTCPCGSGPCRRVTVTEGPNAHRSYFVCCIKKGFGACGFFQWENDAQIPSEQVGLGGSPCSTLSEFSDDVNSLPIIDLSSDASVNQESKDVVSLETGEKVLPSLAPEHNETHLKDLGNYYTTNSNEGYALEVEVAEATSLSKNIINPVSNKPTSQSTTSIETEASFSGCSSLMDLIEQYNSERLHFESVSMQHVDALTAFTGSYKILESLRDTARNQSKQLIEVEKQVKFYEAKTSEFAASLEEVCGGMTISQNKMVETARRVVKEMSGKEICSSEDDKKLKGTRK; encoded by the exons ATGCCAACTGGCGATTGCTTCCTTTGCCACAAGGCAGGCCACTGGGCGAATCGTTGCCCTCTCAAATCCACAACGACGATCACTACCGTCGCCGCAGATTCTCCTCCGGTCATTCACTGCCCCTGCGACCGCGCTTGCGTCGTTTTGACTTCTAGAACTGTGAAAAACCCTAACCGGAGATTCTACAAGTGCTCAGCA GTCCCAAGCTGCGGATTTTTCAAATGGTGCGACAAAGTGAGTATCGAATCGCAGCCGGTAGTCTCCATCAGTCCTACTTGCCCTTGTGGCTCTGGTCCCTGTAGAAGAGTAACCGTCACCGAAGGACCTAACGCTCACCGTTCATACTTTGTTTGTTGCATTAAGAAG GGTTTCGGAGCATGTGGATTCTTTCAATGGGAGAATGATGCTCAAATTCCATCTGAACAAGTAGGACTTGGTGGTTCTCCTTGTTCTACATTGTCTGAATTTTCGGATGATGTTAATTCACTACCTATTATTGATTTGAGTTCGGATGCTAGTGTAAACCAAG AATCTAAAGATGTGGTTAGTCTTGAGACAGGAGAGAAAGTACTCCCTTCACTTGCACCGGAACATAATGAAACTCATCTAAAGGATTTGGGTAATTATTACACAACAAATAGTAACGAGGGTTATGCACTGGAGGTAGAGGTAGCTGAAGCAACGAGTCTTTCTAAGAACATCATCAATCCAGTTTCCAATAAACCAACCAGTCAATCTACTACGTCTATTGAAACCGAAGCCTCATTTTCGGGCTGCTCCTCGTTGATGGACCTCATTGAGCAGTATAACTCGGAGAGGCTCCATTTCGAGAGTGTTTCTATGCAACATGTTGATGCGTTGACCGCTTTTACGGGTTCGTACAAGATATTAGAGTCTCTTCGTGATACAGCACGTAATCAGAGCAAACAGCTGATTGAAGTAGAGAAACAGGTGAAGTTTTACGAAGCCAAGACCTCAGAATTTGCAGCAAGTCTTGAAGAAGTCTGCGGTGGAATGACGATATCGCAGAATAAAATGGTGGAGACGGCAAGGAGAGTAGTGAAGGAAATGAGTGGAAAGGAAATTTGCAGCTCCGAAGACGACAAGAAGCTGAAAGGTACAAGGAAGTGA
- the LOC106314446 gene encoding uncharacterized protein LOC106314446 → MEQLITHIGPAGPRALRAREDAMVKDAISGATWTLPHPRSQNEIDLHAYLTTLYLPLSSDVEDSYDWVAGDSSICDFRSSTTWEVLRLRQDIKLWADVVWFKSAIPKQSFTMWVANYDRLPTRARFATWGLPISPLFPFYSNFDETRDHLLLSCEYSREIWQGIFSRCQPPSTMFIDRAKLLSWIRAASSARLTLLRKLAVQTAIYHLWKQRNNLIHNQISIPSASVFRAIDRELRNIISARRHKKNFDLVFYFFFCQDGST, encoded by the coding sequence ATGGAGCAGTTGATAACACACATTGGTCCCGCTGGACCAAGAGCACTACGTGCCAGAGAGGATGCAATGGTAAAGGATGCAATCTCAGGAGCGACATGGACACTCCCCCACCCTAGATCGCAAAACGAAATCGACTTACATGCTTATCTCACAACATTATATCTTCCTTTATCTAGTGATGTTGAGGACTCTTATGATTGGGTGGCTGGTGACTCTTCTATATGTGATTTCAGGTCCTCCACAACCTGGGAAGTACTTAGGCTGAGACAAGACATCAAGCTATGGGCGGACGTTGTTTGGTTCAAAAGCGCTATACCGAAGCAGAGCTTTACCATGTGGGTCGCGAACTACGACAGACTACCAACGCGAGCAAGATTTGCAACTTGGGGCTTACCTATCTCTCCACTCTTCCCTTTCTACTCTAATTTTGATGAAACCAGGGATCATCTACTACTCTCTTGCGAGTACAGTCGTGAAATTTGGCAGGGGATCTTCAGCAGGTGCCAACCACCTTCAACGATGTTCATCGACAGGGCTAAGCTACTGTCATGGATCAGAGCCGCATCTTCAGCAAGGTTAACTCTTCTAAGGAAGCTGGCGGTCCAAACAGCGATCTATCACTTATGGAAGCAGAGAAACAATTTGATTCACAATCAAATTTCAATCCCCTCTGCTTCTGTGTTCAGAGCCATTGATAGAGAACTGAGAAACATCATCTCAGCAAGAAGACACAAAAAGAACTTTGATCTTGTTTTTTACTTCTTTTTTTGCCAAGATGGTTCAACCTAA